A region of Panicum virgatum strain AP13 chromosome 8N, P.virgatum_v5, whole genome shotgun sequence DNA encodes the following proteins:
- the LOC120684972 gene encoding bidirectional sugar transporter SWEET14-like encodes MHNLPGPSRKVVRTRSVEFMPFFLSLSLTVSAVIWFLYGLFIRDKYVALPNVIGFTFGVIQMGLYALYCNATPRLPAKDVEDNDAVDDAVKVPEHVVTITKLGAPAVEMKTCEVHPVESPPTEGAANQEDDEPSVEELEKAGNNGSNNTEQV; translated from the exons ATGCATAACTTACCTGGCCCCAGT CGTAAGGTGGTGCGCACGAGGAGCGTGGAGTTCATGcctttcttcctctccctctccctcaccgtCAGCGCCGTCATCTGGTTCCTCTACGGCCTGTTCATCAGGGACAAATACGTCGCC CTTCCTAATGTCATCGGCTTCACCTTCGGTGTCATCCAGATGGGCCTGTACGCTCTCTATTGCAACGCGACGCCCAGGTTACCAGCCAAGGATGTTGAGGATAATGATGCGGTGGACGATGCCGTCAAGGTGCCCGAGCACGTCGTGACCATCACTAAGCTTGGAGCGCCGGCCGTGGAGATGAAGACCTGCGAGGTGCACCCCGTGGAGTCTCCGCCGACAGAGGGGGCGGCGAATCAGGAGGACGACGAGCCGTCGGTGgaggagctggagaaggcggggaaCAATGGAAGCAATAACACCGAGCAAGTCTAG